Proteins from a genomic interval of Rosa chinensis cultivar Old Blush chromosome 2, RchiOBHm-V2, whole genome shotgun sequence:
- the LOC112191025 gene encoding uncharacterized protein LOC112191025 has translation MVLRNSISNTKKFFQKTLGNLKNLFSAGSYEKLPKSPATYNPYSTSMSTSTFARVHDMNIHNTSSYKDLDKLYNDFTDQWDSKRQSNNKRLVISSPAQQDHKVVQRRDHEACDRNNKVMTKRVEESRTTFSSELKEPRRGCLVAEKLKELEMLDISNVDHVLDVQEVFHYYSRLTCPAYLEIVDRFFMEMCAEFFGPAATPGRSKKSRLRPRTSLRS, from the coding sequence ATGGTGCTTAGAAATTCCATTTCCAACACCAAGAAGTTTTTTCAGAAAACCCTTGGGAACCTGAAGAACCTATTTTCTGCTGGTAGCTATGAAAAGCTACCCAAATCCCCTGCCACCTATAATCCCTATAGTACTTCTATGTCTACTAGTACTTTTGCTCGTGTTCATGATATGAATATCCACAACACAAGCAGTTACAAAGACTTGGACAAGTTGTACAACGACTTCACAGATCAATGGGATAGCAAGAGACAAAGCAACAACAAGAGATTAGTAATTTCCTCGCCCGCCCAGCAAGATCATAAAGTGGTTCAAAGGAGAGATCATGAGGCATGTGATCGTAATAACAAGGTGATGACAAAGAGAGTGGAGGAAAGTAGAACTACGTTTTCCAGTGAATTGAAAGAGCCGAGAAGGGGTTGTTTGGTGGCTGAGAAGTTGAAGGAGTTGGAGATGTTGGATATAAGCAATGTAGATCATGTTCTGGATGTACAAGAAGTGTTTCATTACTACTCTCGCCTCACTTGCCCTGCCTATCTTGAAATCGTGGACAGGTTCTTCATGGAAATGTGTGCTGAATTTTTCGGTCCAGCAGCAACCCCAGGAAGAAGCAAGAAGTCAAGGCTGAGGCCAAGGACTTCTTTGAGGTCATAA
- the LOC112189374 gene encoding indole-3-pyruvate monooxygenase YUCCA2, whose protein sequence is MDFLKELEGKRVHDPLIHFQSKTDMAAAKSTRSIWVPGPVIVGAGPSGLAAAACLKEKGIPSLILERTNCIASLWQLKTYDRLRLHLPKQFCELILMPFPADFPTYPTKKQFVNYLNDYAERFDLKPAFNTTVVSAKYDSRCGLWLVKTLGLKNEEAIEYVCQWLIVATGENAQEVVPEFEGVRDFGGPIVHTSSYKSGERFGGQKVLVVGCGNSGMEVCLDLCDYNAKPSLVVKNSVHILPQEILGISTFGLSMWLLKWFPMRLVDRFLLLVSRVMLGDTARFGISRPHRGPLELKSISGKTPVLDVGTLAKIRSGHIKVCKAIKQVKHQSVEFIDGKVECFDAIILATGYRSNVMSWLKETSMFSEKDGLPRKAFPNGWKGESGLYSVGFTQRGLLGASLDAKRIAEDIEHRWKADNATHLMPRLVTCACASPLAEP, encoded by the exons ATGGACTTTCTGAAGGAGCTGGAAGGCAAACGAGTGCATGATCCTTTGATTCATTTCCAATCCAAAACAGACATGGCAGCTGCTAAATCGACAAGGAGTATATGGGTCCCGGGGCCAGTGATAGTGGGAGCAGGTCCTTCCGGCTTAGCTGCCGCGGCTTGTCTCAAGGAAAAAGGTATTCCGAGCTTAATCCTAGAAAGGACCAACTGCATAGCTTCGTTGTGGCAGCTTAAGACCTACGACCGTCTCCGTCTTCATCTCCCAAAACAGTTCTGCGAGCTCATACTCATGCCATTCCCTGCAGATTTCCCAACCTACCCAACCaagaagcagttcgtgaattaCTTAAACGATTATGCCGAGCGCTTTGATCTAAAGCCGGCTTTCAACACGACGGTGGTGAGTGCCAAGTACGATAGTCGTTGCGGGCTTTGGTTGGTTAAGACTTTGGGGTTGAAAAATGAGGAGGCGATTGAGTATGTTTGTCAGTGGCTGATCGTCGCCACTGGAGAAAATGCCCAGGAGGTTGTGCCGGAGTTTGAAGGAGTGAGGGACTTTGGTGGGCCCATTGTCCATACCAGCTCTTACAAGAGCGGCGAGCGCTTCGGGGGGCAGAAGGTCCTAGTGGTCGGATGTGGGAATTCAGGCATGGAGGTTTGCTTGGATCTCTGCGATTATAATGCAAAGCCTTCCCTTGTGGTTAAAAATTCG GTGCACATCTTGCCGCAAGAGATACTGGGAATATCGACTTTTGGGCTGTCGATGTGGTTGCTCAAGTGGTTTCCCATGCGCCTTGTGGATCGCTTCTTGCTTCTCGTCTCACGCGTTATGCTGGGCGACACCGCTCGCTTTGGAATCAGCCGCCCTCACCGTGGCCCTCTCGAACTCAAGTCCATCTCTGGCAAGACACCTGTGCTCGATGTTGGCACCCTCGCTAAGATCAGAAGTGGTCACATCAAG GTGTGCAAGGCAATAAAGCAAGTAAAACATCAATCAGTAGAGTTTATAGACGGGAAAGTGGAGTGTTTCGACGCCATTATTTTGGCAACCGGTTACAGAAGTAATGTGATGTCTTGGTTGAAG gaaACGAGCATGTTTAGTGAAAAAGATGGATTGCCGCGGAAGGCATTTCCGAACGGATGGAAAGGGGAGAGCGGGTTGTATTCGGTGGGGTTTACACAGCGTGGGCTGTTAGGCGCTTCTCTGGACGCAAAGAGAATTGCAGAAGATATTGAGCATCGCTGGAAAGCTGATAACGCCACCCATCTCATGCCCCGCTTGGTCACTTGTGCTTGTGCTTCTCCACTAGCAGAACCCTAG